The following is a genomic window from Candidatus Neomarinimicrobiota bacterium.
TATGTCACTGTGCGGGGCCTGCACAGTTCATCTGGATGGCAAGCCTATTCGCTCGTGCATGACCCCCTTCTCCGCTGTGGCCGGCCGCAAGGTGACAACTATCGAGGGCCTGTCCCCCGATGGCAGTCACCCCTTGCAGCGGGCCTGGGTTGAGGAAGAGGTATCGCAATGCGGCTATTGCCAGCCCGGCCAGATCATGATCGCCGCCGCCCTCCTGGCGACAAATCCCAAACCCACCGATAAAGATATCGACGAAACCATGTCCCGGGCTCTCTGCCGCTGCGGCACCTACCAGCGCATCCGTCGGGCCATCCACCGGGCCGCCCGGGAGGTGTGAAATGGAAACCAGGACTACCATCAGCAGAAGTGAATTCCTGAAAATCTCGGCCGCGGCCGGAACCGGCCTGGCCATCGGCTTCTACCTGGCTTTACCCGAAAAATTGGCCGCTCAGGCCTCCACCGCTTTCAAACCCAACGTCTGGGTGAGCATCGACACCTCGGGCACAGTAACCATCACCATGCACCGCAGCGAGTTCGGGCAAAAGGTCTGGACCTCCCTACCCATGATCCTGGCGGATGAACTGGAAGCGGATTGGTCCCGGGTTCAGGTCAGGCAAGGCGACCTTGACCCGGTCTATGGCAGC
Proteins encoded in this region:
- a CDS encoding (2Fe-2S)-binding protein, with the protein product MPKIDFIVNGHKKSVQVEPDMKLLWVLRDTLGLTGTKYSCGMSLCGACTVHLDGKPIRSCMTPFSAVAGRKVTTIEGLSPDGSHPLQRAWVEEEVSQCGYCQPGQIMIAAALLATNPKPTDKDIDETMSRALCRCGTYQRIRRAIHRAAREV
- a CDS encoding molybdopterin cofactor-binding domain-containing protein — translated: METRTTISRSEFLKISAAAGTGLAIGFYLALPEKLAAQASTAFKPNVWVSIDTSGTVTITMHRSEFGQKVWTSLPMILADELEADWSRVQVRQGDLDPVYGS